The sequence below is a genomic window from Sphingobacterium sp. ML3W.
AAAATAAAGCAGGTGCATTATTTAATTTAGACTATGCCCCACATCAAGGGATGTTCAGTGCTAGTGCTGGCAAAAGTTTCGTAGATGAAATCAAATACATGCATGAATTGGGCTTCAGAAGCATAGAGGACAATGGAATGCCAGGTCGAAGCATTGATGAACAAAAGAAAATTGGCGAAACGTTAGCAGCTCTTGGAATGCGAATGGGAGTATTTGTTGTACCAAAAGGTGGTAATGGTGCAAATACATTAGCTGCAGGAAAGCAAGATTTTGTAGATATCTTTTTAAAAGGATGTAAAGAATCTGTGGAAGTTGCTAAACGTGTAAATGCTAAATGGGTAACAGTTGTTCCTGGTGATTACGAACGTAATTTATCCATTGGTGTGCAAACTGGGAATGTAATTGAAGCCTTGAAAAGAGGCGCTGAGATATTTGAACCACATGGTATAACAATGGTCTTGGAACCCTTAAGTGATAGCCCTGACCTGTTTTTGAGATATTCCGACCAGACGTATGAAATCTGTAAAGGAGTGGGGAGTCCTTCTTGTAAATTATTGTATGATGCTTATCATATGCAAAAGAACGAAGGTAATCTGATTCATAAAATGAATGAATGTTGGAATGAAATTGCCTACGTCCAAGTTGGAGATAACCCCGGTAGAAGAGAACCCACAACTGGTGAAATAAATTACAAAAATGTTTTTAAATGGCTTCATGAGAAGGGATTTAAAGGCGTAGTAGGTATGGAGCATGGTATGTCCAAAGGCGGCAAGGTAGGTGAAGAAGCGTTAGTGAATGCATACCGAGAAGTAGATAATTTCTTAGTGTAACTTGTACATTTGTTTTTTTTATCCTAAATTGTCATTATATAATCCAATTATTGATAGAATTCTCTTAAAAAAAATTAAAATAATCCAAACTTATAATGTCTACATCTATTAGATTTAAATTGTCGTTCATGATGTTCCTAGAGTTTTTTATCTGGGGCGCATGGTTCGTTACATTAGGTACATACCTAAGTAAAAATTTACAAGCACAACCGCTCGAAATCGCGAATGTCTTTTCTACACAATCTTTAGGAGCGATTATCGCACCTTTTATCATTGGTATGATTGCCGATCGTTACTTCAATGCCGAGCGTATATTGGGAGTCTTACATATTATTGGTGCTGTTTTGATGTATCAAATGTATACCGCGACAGAGATATCTACATTTTATCCATATGTATTGGCTTACATGGTACTTTACATGCCGACGTTATCTTTAGTGAATTCAGTTTCTTTTAGACAATTAAGCAATCCAGAAAAGCAATTCTCAAATATCCGTATCTGGGGAACTATTGGTTGGATTATAGCAGGTCTTTCGATCAGTTACCTATTCAAATGGGACGCTGCGGAAGCATCTTCTGCAGGAGCCTTGAAAAATACGTTTTTAATGGGAGCTGTAGCTTCATTAGTTTTGGGTCTATTCTCATTTACTTTACCTAAAACTCCTCCAATTAAAATCGAATCTGATCAGAAGCCTTCTTTTGCATCCATTATCGGTTTGGATGCCATCAAATTGTTGAAAGATCGAAACTTCTTGATTTTCTTTATTTCTTCTATTTTAATCTGTATTCCTTTGGCATTTTATTATCAAAATGCGAATCCGTTTTTAGATCAAATAGGGATGGAAAACCCAACCGGTAAAATGACTATTGGTCAGATTTCAGAAGTGTTATTTTTATTAGCATTACCAGTTTTCTTTAGCAAATTTGGTTTCAAGAAAACGATATTGGTGGGTATGCTTGCTTGGGCGTTGAGATATGTCTTATTCGCATATGGTAACGCTGGAGATCTTTCATTCATGTTGATTCTAGGTATTGCATTACACGGTATCTGTTATGATTTCTTTTTCGTTTCGGGACAGATTTATACAGACAGTAAAGCTGGAATTAAATATAAAAGTGCTGCACAAGGTTTGATTACATTGGCGACATATGGAGTTGGTCAGTTAATTGGATTCTGGGTTGCAGGTTTTATCGGAGAGAAATATGCCTATTTACAAGAATCTAATGTGGCAGATTTCTGGAAACAAACATGGATTATTCCAGCAGGAATTGCATGCGTAGTATTTGTTATTTTCTTAGTTGCTTTTAAAGATGAGAAAGTAGAAAATAAAGTTGTTTCCGAGTAATAATTAAAAAAACTAAAACTAAACATAAATTTAAAATGGCTGAAAATAACACTTATGATGCTATTGTCATTGGTTCAGGAATCAGTGGTGGATGGGCAGCAAAGGAATTAACAGAAAAGGGTTTAAAAACCCTTATGTTAGAACGTGGTCGTAATATTGAACACGTGAAAGATTATCCTGCAGCAAATAAAAATCCTTGGGATTTTCCACATGCTGGGGGCCGAACGCAAGAGATGATTAAAGAACGTCCAGTTTTAAGTAGAGATTATCCACTCAATGAAAAAAACTTGGACTTTTGGGTTAACGAAGAAGAGAGTCCTTATACCGAAACAAAACGTTTTGATTGGTATAGAGGTTACCACGTAGGTGGTCGTTCATTGATGTGGGGCAGACAGTCTTATCGTCTTGGCGATTTAGACTTTGAAGCAAATTTAAAAGATGGACACGGCGCAGATTGGCCGATTCGTTATAAAGATATCGCTCCTTGGTATAGTTATGCAGAGAAATTTGCAGGTATCAGTGGTAATCGTGATGGTTTAGATGTATTGCCAGATGGTGATTTTATGCCGGCTATGGCGATGAATATCGTAGAGAAAGATTTAGCAGCTCGTTTGAAGAAAGAATATAGTGGGAATCGCCATTTTATTATGGGAAGAACAGCTAATATTACTGTTCCTCATCACAATCGTGTTAACTGTCAATATCAAAATCAATGTTGGTTAGGTTGTAATTTTGGTGCTTATTTCAGCACACAATCGGCAACGTTGCCAGCAGCAGTAGCAACAGGTAATTTGACATTACGTCCTTTCTCAATCGTAACGAAGATCATCTATGATAAGAATACAAAGAAAGCTACAGGGGTTGAGATTATCGATGCTGAAACGAATCAAACATATGAGTTTTATGCTAAAGTTATCTTTGTGAATGCTTCGGCATTTAACTCTACTTGGGTATTGATGAATTCAGCTACTGATGTATGGGAAGGTGGACTTGGAAGTAGCAGCGGCGAATTAGGTCATAATGCAATGGATCATCACTTCCGTTGTGGTGCAGGTGGACGCGTTGAAGGTTACCTAGACAGCTATGTATTTGGTCGTAGACCAACAGGATTATATGTACCTCGCTTTGTTAACGTTGCTGGTGATGATAAAAAACGTGATTACGTACGTGGTTTCGGTTATCAAGGTGCCGCAAGTCGTGGACGTTGGTCAGGTGAAGTAGCAGAAATGAGCGTAGGTGGCGCATGGAAAGATGCGATTACTGAGGCAGGTGATTGGGGAGTAGGTTTTACAGCCTTCGGGGAGATTCTACCATATCATGAAAATAAAATTAGCCTAGATAAAACGAAAAAGGATAAATGGGGCCTTCCTGTTTTAGCCATGGACGTTGAAATCAAAGACAATGAATTGAAGATGCGTGGCGACATGCAGAACGAGATGAAGGAAATGTTGGAGAAAATTGGTGTTAAAGACGCGTATACTTATGATAATGTATATGGTTTTGGCCAAGGTATTCATGAGATGGGAACTGCTCGTATGGGTAGAGATCCAAAATCATCTGTATTAAATGGTAATAACCAAGTATGGGATGCACTCAATGTTTTTGTAACGGATGGAGCAGCGATGGCTTCTGGAGGTTGCGTAAACCCTTCATTGACCTACATGGCATTAACTGCTAGGGCGGTTGATTTTGCAGTAAGCGAACTGAAAAAAGGTAACCTATAATCATCAATAAATCTAAATTATGGAAAAGAACAATTCGTCAAGAAGAGACTTTCTAAAAAAAGCAGCCCTATTTGGTGCTGGAGTAACCATTTTACCTCGCCATGTTTTAGGTGGTGCTGGGTTTACCGCACCTAGTGATATGCTGAACGTAGCATCGGTAGGAGTCGGTGGTATGGGAGCAGGAGATATATCGAGATTTGCATCGAGTGGAAAAGCAAATATTGCTTTTCTGTGTGATGTGGATACCCGTCGTGCAGCGGATACAGTGAAGAAGTTCCCTAAAGCAAAATTTTATAAAGACTACCGTGAAATGCTCGATAAAGAGCATAAACATATTGATGCTGTTTCCGTATCAACACCAGATCACCAACATGCCATTGTTGCGTTAGCAGCCATGCAATTGGGGAAACATGTTTACGTACAAAAGCCATTGGCTCATGATGTTTGGGAAGCTCGTGCTTTGACACATGCGGCTAAGAAATACAAAGTTGTTACGCAAATGGGGAACCAAGGTTCATCAGGTGATGGTGTAAGACAGATGAGAGAATGGGTTGATGCCGGCATGATAGGTGACCTTAAAGAAATCTACTGTTGGACAGATCGTCCAGTATGGCCTCAAGGCATCCAATGGCCTACTCAAAAAGCAGAAGTGCCAAAAGAGTTGGACTGGGATCTTTGGTTGGGTACTGCTCCGAAAAAGGATTATGTTGAAAAATTGATTCCCTTCAACTGGAGAGGTTGGTGGGATTATGGAACGGGAGCACTTGGTGATATGGGTTGCCATAATATGGAAGCTCCGTTCAGTATCTACGGACTTCAATATGTGAAAGACGTACAAGCTACTGTAGGTTCGGTATATGTAGATGAATTTAAAAGAGGATACTTCCCAGAAAGTTGCCCACCGTCAAGTTATGCGGTGATGACATTTCCGAAAACAGATAAGACGACCGGAGATGTTAAATTGCACTGGATGGATGGTGGAATCCAACCGCCGAGACCAGAGGAATTAGGCGCAAATGAAGCGTTTGGCGACGGTGGTAACGGTATTTTATTTATTGGAACCAAAGGTAAAATATTAGCAGATACTTATGCAGCTAATCCTAGATTATTACCTACTTCCACTAACTATCCAACACCAAAACAAACCTATGCCCGCGTTAAAGGTGGTGCAGATGGTCACTGGGCACAATGGGTAGAGGGCTGTATTGCCGGATACGGTAAGATGGAAATGTCTTCTCCATTTGAAATTGCAGGACCTTTAACTGAGGCTTTATTGATGGCTAATTTGGCAATCCGTGGATCGGATTTAAAAGTGAATAATGATTATCCTGGAAGAAATTTACGTCTATTATGGGATAATGATAATATGCGTGTCACTAATTTTGATGAAGTAAACCAGTTCGTAAAACGAAATTATCGTCCAGGCTGGGAAGTAAATTATACATTTTAAGTATTAAAAGAGATTGATTATGAATAGAAGAGAAGCAATTCGACGTGCTGCCATGTTGATGGGAGGGGTGGTCATTGGTTCAAGCCTTTTTCTTGAAGGGTGTTCACGTTCTGCTACTAAACAGATTGAATCCTTATTTGAGCCTAAGACAACAGATTTATTAGGTGATTTAGCAGAGGCTATTTTACCTCAAACTTCTACGCCAGGAGCTAAGGAAGCAGGTGTAGGAAGCTTTATCCCAGTAATGGTAAGAGATTGTTATACCAATGAACAACAAAAAGTGTTCATGGATGGTATCAATAATTTAGATAAAAAAGCACAAGAGTTAACGAAGAAAAATTTCTTGGATCTATCTGCTGAAGAACGTACAAATTTTGTGAATCTATTAGACAAAGAAGCTAATGAGTTTAATAACAAGCAAAATGAGGAAACGAAAGAGGAACGTGAAAAGAATGCTGTTAAACAAAATGAATTATATAGGGAAGTTGAAAGCAAACCACCTCATTGGTTCACGATGTTTAAGCAATTGACTTTAACAGGATATTTCAACTCAGAACTGGGCTTGACAAAAGCATTACGTTACGTGAAGATTCCTGGAAAGTTTGACGGTAATTATCCTTATAAAAAAGGGGATAAAGCTTTTGCTGGTTAATAAAACCTTGTTGGTTAACGATAAAAAAAAGGAGTATTTCAACTGAAATACTCTTTTTTTTTTGTTAGGTATTATTAACAATATTACTCCAATAATGAACACTATATAGAAAGTAAAAAACCGTTCTAAGCTGGTTTTACCTTGTTTCTATTTCTAAAGCGAATGAAATTCGTTCTTGTTTAGTGACTGTCATAAAATAACCTTTTTCTGTTGAGTTTCCGCTGATTTCGACGGTATCATTGTAACGTAGTTCTTTCAAATAATTCATTTCTATTGACACGATTTGGTTGGTTAATACCAGTTCCATCGGCAATAGATCCATGCACCAGTCGAGATATTTGACATTATTGGCATGGTTGACAATATCTAAATCAGATATTTTAACAGTATAATTCCCTATTGGTTTAACAACCTGTGTTAGGTTTAATCTTGAAAAAGGTTTTTGCGTACTGGAGCGGTCTGAAAATGTTTTAAAATCACCAATTGGAACGGCCAATTCTTCAGGAGCCCTCTTGACAGTGTTGATTACTGCCCAATAGCTTGTCGCTGTTACATACAATTGATCATTGACATAGATTTCAAAATTACGAGTCGATTTAGAACCCTCCAAGTTTTGTATCCATGTTTTGATCCTGACAACATCCATCCATTTGGGCAAACGATTAATCTCGAATCGGATACGACTTAAAACCCAAGATTGGTTGTTTTTAGCCATTTCCTTAAAACCAAAACCAGCAATAGTCGCATGTTCCCCAGCAGTGAGCTGTAGTAAATTAGAAAGATCAGAATAGCGGATTCTGGCATTTGAATAGCATTGCGTAAAATTGATTTCCCAGTTTTTTTCAAATGTTGAAATGTCCATTTTTGATAAGTTTTAACAAAAATACTTAATATTATGAAGTCGCTTGTTCTGATTTGTAAAATATATGTTAAAATCTAAATAGTATTGCTATTATATCGAGTAATGCCTATATTTAAATAAGGTTAAGCATACGTTATAGCAGGTAGAAACGTTATAAATAAAATGTCTTATTTAATCAGAATTGTCAATTATAAATTATTAGTAGTATGATCGGAGAATTGATAGAAAAAGAGCAAATCTCTTCATTCAAAATTGTCGCGGCGAATGAAGATAGAAGTCTAACGTTTTTAGAAACATTAAAAGGAGCTTTAAGATTAGGTAATGAATTTAAATCCAAGACGACGATAGCCTTTCAGACAGAGGCTGGTCCAAAAAAAGTTGAAACAACGGTTTGGTCGTTAACAGATAAGTATCTTCAAATTAAAAGCGGGGTATTGATTCCTCTGAGGTCCATATTGGCAATAGAATATTAAATGCAAATAATTACTTAAAAAAGAAAGGTGCTGAATTTTCAGCACCTTTCTTTTTTCTCTTTGGCAAGATCTATATCTTCTTGATTTAGTTCAAGAGTATGATCTATTTGCTCTAAATTTGCGGATTTTTCATATTGAAGTTGAATGAGGATTGGAAAATGATCGGAATTGTAATGATGCAATCTTTTCATTTTTTTCAATTTGAAGTCAGTACTACAAAAAATATGATCTAACGGAAATCGCATAAAAAAATGATGGGCATGGAAAGTGTTTAGAAAAAAGCGTCCTCTTCTAGGGTCCAGCAATTGGCTTGTTTTTAAAAATAAATCGGTGGTGTAACTCCAAGCCACATCATTTAAATCGCCACATACGATTACAGGAATTTTTGACTTACTTGCTTTATCAGCGATTATTAATAGTTCTTTATCACGTTCCGTAGACCTTGGATTTTCACCAGGTACAGGGGGAGTAGGGTGAACGGCGTATACTTGAATGACCTGACCACTGGGTAATATAACTTTTGTATGGATTGAAGGGATATCATGCTCTACTAAAAACTTGATTTCACTATCTTTTAACTCATATTTAGAATAAAGCAGCATACCGTAAGTATTGTCAATTGGTTGCTCTACGCGATAAGGAAAAGCATTCGTAGCCTCTTTTATTTTATGCATCCACTCATGACTAGTTTCCAATAACAGGAGAAGATCTGGGTTGGCTTTCTTTATTTCCTCAATACATCCTGAATAGTTGTCGTTATCTTCAAATACATTCGATATCATGATACTTATTTTTTGATCAGGTATATCTTTTTTAGTTCGTAGAACCTGTTTTTTCCCAAGTGCTGTAAATGGCAGAATCTGTCTCAGGAGATACAGGATTGTCCCAGATAGTAGACTGATGTAGATATAGAATGCCGTTGTTCTGGAGCAATAAACCACCAGTAAAAAAAGCGCCAATGAGGTTAATACGAGCTTTTGTAATCTGGGGTATTCAAAGACACGGAAGGTCCAATAATCATTCCTAATCAAAGGAATAAAGCTTATAACGATAAGTAAGGAGGAGAAAATGTAAATAGCTGTATCCATATTCTATTTTTTTTATTCCGTTAAAAATAGAAAAATAATTGAAAATAGATGGAAAAATTGCTAAAACAAAAATTGATTTTATTTCTTAAGTATGTTGGTAATAAGAAGTAATAAATCATTTAGGAGAACGACGTGAT
It includes:
- a CDS encoding hydroxypyruvate isomerase family protein encodes the protein MKRSEFLKNTLLVAGSAVSLTALGGEASQTQKNKAGALFNLDYAPHQGMFSASAGKSFVDEIKYMHELGFRSIEDNGMPGRSIDEQKKIGETLAALGMRMGVFVVPKGGNGANTLAAGKQDFVDIFLKGCKESVEVAKRVNAKWVTVVPGDYERNLSIGVQTGNVIEALKRGAEIFEPHGITMVLEPLSDSPDLFLRYSDQTYEICKGVGSPSCKLLYDAYHMQKNEGNLIHKMNECWNEIAYVQVGDNPGRREPTTGEINYKNVFKWLHEKGFKGVVGMEHGMSKGGKVGEEALVNAYREVDNFLV
- a CDS encoding nucleoside permease, which encodes MSTSIRFKLSFMMFLEFFIWGAWFVTLGTYLSKNLQAQPLEIANVFSTQSLGAIIAPFIIGMIADRYFNAERILGVLHIIGAVLMYQMYTATEISTFYPYVLAYMVLYMPTLSLVNSVSFRQLSNPEKQFSNIRIWGTIGWIIAGLSISYLFKWDAAEASSAGALKNTFLMGAVASLVLGLFSFTLPKTPPIKIESDQKPSFASIIGLDAIKLLKDRNFLIFFISSILICIPLAFYYQNANPFLDQIGMENPTGKMTIGQISEVLFLLALPVFFSKFGFKKTILVGMLAWALRYVLFAYGNAGDLSFMLILGIALHGICYDFFFVSGQIYTDSKAGIKYKSAAQGLITLATYGVGQLIGFWVAGFIGEKYAYLQESNVADFWKQTWIIPAGIACVVFVIFLVAFKDEKVENKVVSE
- a CDS encoding GMC oxidoreductase is translated as MAENNTYDAIVIGSGISGGWAAKELTEKGLKTLMLERGRNIEHVKDYPAANKNPWDFPHAGGRTQEMIKERPVLSRDYPLNEKNLDFWVNEEESPYTETKRFDWYRGYHVGGRSLMWGRQSYRLGDLDFEANLKDGHGADWPIRYKDIAPWYSYAEKFAGISGNRDGLDVLPDGDFMPAMAMNIVEKDLAARLKKEYSGNRHFIMGRTANITVPHHNRVNCQYQNQCWLGCNFGAYFSTQSATLPAAVATGNLTLRPFSIVTKIIYDKNTKKATGVEIIDAETNQTYEFYAKVIFVNASAFNSTWVLMNSATDVWEGGLGSSSGELGHNAMDHHFRCGAGGRVEGYLDSYVFGRRPTGLYVPRFVNVAGDDKKRDYVRGFGYQGAASRGRWSGEVAEMSVGGAWKDAITEAGDWGVGFTAFGEILPYHENKISLDKTKKDKWGLPVLAMDVEIKDNELKMRGDMQNEMKEMLEKIGVKDAYTYDNVYGFGQGIHEMGTARMGRDPKSSVLNGNNQVWDALNVFVTDGAAMASGGCVNPSLTYMALTARAVDFAVSELKKGNL
- a CDS encoding Gfo/Idh/MocA family protein; the encoded protein is MEKNNSSRRDFLKKAALFGAGVTILPRHVLGGAGFTAPSDMLNVASVGVGGMGAGDISRFASSGKANIAFLCDVDTRRAADTVKKFPKAKFYKDYREMLDKEHKHIDAVSVSTPDHQHAIVALAAMQLGKHVYVQKPLAHDVWEARALTHAAKKYKVVTQMGNQGSSGDGVRQMREWVDAGMIGDLKEIYCWTDRPVWPQGIQWPTQKAEVPKELDWDLWLGTAPKKDYVEKLIPFNWRGWWDYGTGALGDMGCHNMEAPFSIYGLQYVKDVQATVGSVYVDEFKRGYFPESCPPSSYAVMTFPKTDKTTGDVKLHWMDGGIQPPRPEELGANEAFGDGGNGILFIGTKGKILADTYAANPRLLPTSTNYPTPKQTYARVKGGADGHWAQWVEGCIAGYGKMEMSSPFEIAGPLTEALLMANLAIRGSDLKVNNDYPGRNLRLLWDNDNMRVTNFDEVNQFVKRNYRPGWEVNYTF
- a CDS encoding gluconate 2-dehydrogenase subunit 3 family protein, whose product is MNRREAIRRAAMLMGGVVIGSSLFLEGCSRSATKQIESLFEPKTTDLLGDLAEAILPQTSTPGAKEAGVGSFIPVMVRDCYTNEQQKVFMDGINNLDKKAQELTKKNFLDLSAEERTNFVNLLDKEANEFNNKQNEETKEEREKNAVKQNELYREVESKPPHWFTMFKQLTLTGYFNSELGLTKALRYVKIPGKFDGNYPYKKGDKAFAG
- a CDS encoding acyl-[acyl-carrier-protein] thioesterase, which translates into the protein MDISTFEKNWEINFTQCYSNARIRYSDLSNLLQLTAGEHATIAGFGFKEMAKNNQSWVLSRIRFEINRLPKWMDVVRIKTWIQNLEGSKSTRNFEIYVNDQLYVTATSYWAVINTVKRAPEELAVPIGDFKTFSDRSSTQKPFSRLNLTQVVKPIGNYTVKISDLDIVNHANNVKYLDWCMDLLPMELVLTNQIVSIEMNYLKELRYNDTVEISGNSTEKGYFMTVTKQERISFALEIETR
- a CDS encoding endonuclease/exonuclease/phosphatase family protein, giving the protein MDTAIYIFSSLLIVISFIPLIRNDYWTFRVFEYPRLQKLVLTSLALFLLVVYCSRTTAFYIYISLLSGTILYLLRQILPFTALGKKQVLRTKKDIPDQKISIMISNVFEDNDNYSGCIEEIKKANPDLLLLLETSHEWMHKIKEATNAFPYRVEQPIDNTYGMLLYSKYELKDSEIKFLVEHDIPSIHTKVILPSGQVIQVYAVHPTPPVPGENPRSTERDKELLIIADKASKSKIPVIVCGDLNDVAWSYTTDLFLKTSQLLDPRRGRFFLNTFHAHHFFMRFPLDHIFCSTDFKLKKMKRLHHYNSDHFPILIQLQYEKSANLEQIDHTLELNQEDIDLAKEKKERC